The sequence below is a genomic window from Nicotiana tomentosiformis chromosome 6, ASM39032v3, whole genome shotgun sequence.
aatatggtcaattcaaacaaaggggtaaggcttgtaatgtggttaccaaagaaacaagattataggcTCATAGGGGTTAGCTACGTTATATGACATTTaggcgggtaaactatatatatctggcttaacaaagaaatacctatatcacttctcatactgaacaagactactatttctctttgcacacacacggggcaagttctagacatcaactacACTACACAGAATACATACAAACCTCACAcagacatggcacataactcactcaggattggttttatcacgacactctagtcaaagcatttAATCAAATTTAAGAATCcacgatttaaggtacttatactagaGTCAAACACTGAGCTGAAGCATCATAACTAGAGTActtcactattctcaaggcataacaaagtcgaGAGATATCACTgcaattcaattcatagcacaTTGGTTTCTagtcctaaaaattaaaactaactacacccggttcaactaaaacccttggaaaagaaccgcggcacaaataAAAACCAAGGGGGCATTACTACACTACGTataagaaaatctttttggttttttttctttagacttaatttcctcaagaaaactgtctaggagatccgtCATCGGGaagagtccaatttttctactcttttttttttatatcagGCTCAAACGACACTAgctaaaaaaataactaaaacAAGACTAATATTTACAAgttaccaccccacacttattgCATGCAATGTCCTCAGTGCATACACAAACtgacaaaacaagaaaaaaaatgagTAGGATGTATGAAAACTCCCTGATCAAGCTGTGTCATCGCCTTCCTCTTCTGAGGCTGCCCACTCCTTATCTTgtgcttcctcctcctcctcctcatcatcatcatcatcatcatctgactGCTCTGGCTCGGCCTCGGACTGTTCAGGTGTGTTGACATTCTCATCCTCTAGGAGTCTGTATCTATCACCAAGCCCAGCCAGCTGCTGAGATGAGCATTGAGCGGGAACCGCGCCTCCAATATGGCCCTCTCCTCTGTAGTGGCCGGCCGTCCCCCAATCCGAAGCTGTAAGTCCATCATCCCATATAAATGGGCCATAAAGCTGTCATCGCGAGCATTGTGCTCGGCACCTGTCATTGATGGTATAGCAGTCTCCTTCTTAACCCGGACACTTGTAATGTCTATTAGTCTTAGGGGCTGATCAATGATGTGATCGAAAGTTGCTTCCTCTTCAACCTCTTCTTGTCTCAAATACTGTGTTAACATGTTTGCAAAGGGCATTCGATCAATTCTCTTACTAGTTCTCGCTAGGGACATCTGGTATCGGATCAGATGGCCCACATTCACCCGCTGGCCAGTCATAAGAAAATATAGCACACACGTCATCTCACAGCAAATAAGAGTGTCATGATTGCAAGGTAGGAGCCGTGTATTTATCAATTTCAGCCATACTTGAGTCTCTGCCCTCATTTTCTTCTTAGGGAATTTTTTATGATGATTGGTTTTCTTGTCTCAAACCCAAGCCGCCATAAAATTAACACCACAAAGAGTGTGTCTCAGTTCTCGATATGTAGGACAGGCGATGAAATTGTCCAAGGGTTCCTGAGGAACTTCTGGAGCACCTAAGAAATTGCATATTGCTGAGACTGAAAAATCTATCAACCTTCCCAGAATGGGCACCTGCTGCTCAGGATCCTTTGGATCAAAATTGGCATAAAATTCTCGAAGCAGATTGACATTTATATCCCCGGTATTTTTGAACACATAACTCAACCCCAAATCATTAATACCTCTCCAGATTGCTTGGTACTTGGCTTGTAGGCGACGCTCATGAATAGCAGATTCCGGATGTATATGTCTCGGCCTACAACATTTGTACCAGTCCTTAACATGTGGAGGTATGCTCTTGAGTCCAAACTCTCGTTGTCCTTGAGGTTATGGGTGAGTGGCTGCTATAGCTACCACGACTTGCGGTCCTTCACCCTGACTGGAAGTAGCTTCCCCCCATTTTTTCTTCTTCGGTGTAGGTGTGGAGGGAGCCTTAGCCTTAAACGGAGCAGTGGATATGGCCTTGACTTTACCGGTGTCCTTCGTTGGAGGCATGTTTGTATCTACACAAGTGCATTAATTAGTTTAGTACGCATTGCAAAATTCAAAACATGGTCTTgcgaccccacacttaagagttcAACACATGAGTTTCAACAATTTccgaggttactcagacttcacctcatcttttcttagtatgaGAATCAAGCAATGACACATGGGTGCTTCCTCCAATTTCGAAGCATCGGGCTACCagtgagccaccccacacttaaaattttaaagtggTGCACGGCTACATAGTACTAGTCTTACAATCCTggagactcgggctccaatgGGGACAAAGAATGCCTTTGGGGCATTATGACAAACACTTAGCATGCACTAGTACCATGGGAGTGCTTGTAGGGatgagggattgcctcaccctccAAAATCGGCTTGGGAGTTCCGTGCTACCACTTGTTCACACAATAACAACACCATTCCTATGGGGTTCATGGGGTTGGGACACACAAACACattgttacaatgaagaacaacccCAAAATTTGAGGAGGGATTGTCCATGAATTGATGTTGCAGGTGAAGGAAAGAGCAGAGGAATGCTTGTCCTCAATGGCTTTGTGAGGGAGTGGGTTTGGCAGTGTCTTCTTGGCATGAGTGTGTGAGCTTTTTTATGAGCAGTGAGGTTTTGGGCGTTTAGGTTAGGTTTTTAAGGGAGGGAGttaaaagaacaaaagaaaagaaattaaaagaacCCGAAAAATTCACTTACCTGGCGACGCGAGGATTCTGCCTTGCTTTCCCCCTCGTGAGGCAAGCTCTAACGTGAGCTCTAGGGCATGCGGCGAGAGGCTCCACGCGAGATGCATCTCACTGTAACCACTGTGAGGCGAGCTCCCACGCGTGAAATACACCAGGCGATGCAAGGCTTTCCACCTGGCCCAGCTCGCTAGGGACCAAGCGACGCGAGGTCAGTGTTCGATATGCTGAATTTTTCCTGCTAACATGTTAGTTCCTAAAAATGATAAGAAAAAGAAATTCTAACTACGCTAAAAATCAACTACTAAttaggttgcctcccaacgagcgccttaGTTAACATCACGGCATGAAGAATACAACAttacaatgggttgcctcccatgaagcgcctgatttaacgtcgcggcacgacgcatgcaATCGACTTAAGGCTCGCTCAACATTGTTGGCTCTAGAAAATGAGCCTCCGATACTAGTTTCTTCTcatccatgcccaaataatgtttCAACTTGTGACCATTGTCTCTGAACTTGCGAGAACCATCTTCTGAAGCAATCTCTATGGCTCCGGTGGGACGAATCTCTAGCACACGgaatggtcctgaccatcttgacttcaaTTTTCCCGGATATAACCTCAATCTCAAATTGAATAATAATACCACGTCTCCCGGCTTAAAATTTTGCTCAAGAATGTTTTTGTCGTGCACCAGTTTCATTCTTTCCTTTTATAACCTTGTACTCTCAAAAGCATGGTAACGGAACTCGTCAAGTTCATGCAGCTCTGTGACTCTACTAGTTCCAGCGGCCTCCAATTCCAGATTTAATTGTTGTAACGCCCAAAAGGCTTTATGCTCTAACTCCACcggcaagtgacatgccttaccaaacaccaatttatacGGTGACATACCAATCGGAGTTTTGAATGTAGTGCGGTAAGCCCATAGCGCATCATCTAATTTTCTCGCCCAATCGGTCCGAGTATCATTTACAGTTTTGGTCAAAACACTCTTGATTTCTCTGTTTGACACCTCGACTTGCCCACTTGTTTGTGAGTGATACGGAGTAGCAACTTTATGGTGAATACCATATTTCTCCAACAACTTTGCAAAGGCTCGGTTGCAGAAGTGGGTGCCCCCATCACTGATGATAGCTCTTGGAGTGCCAAATTGGTTGAAGATGTTCTTTCTCAGGAAACCAATAACTACCTTTGCATCATTTGTCTGAAGTGCCACGGCTTCTACCCATTTCGAGACATAGTCCACCGCTACAAGTATGTACTTATTATTATATGAGttgacaaatggtcccataaagttGATTCCCCATACATCGAAtacttccacctcttgaattgggttcTTGGGCATCTCATATCGACGGAAAATATTCCCCGTCcgttggcactcatcacaacttTCACCCAGAAGTGTACATCTTTAAACAGCatcggccaataaaaacctgactcCAACACTTTAGCAATTGTCCTTACACCTCCAAAATGTCCTCCATACGGTGAAGCATGACATGCCTGCAAAACAAAAGATTGATCTATCTTGGGAATGCATCTtcggatcatgttatcaagacAAATCTTGaacaaatatggttcatcccaGAAATACATGTGACAATCACGAAAAAACTTTTTCTTTTGCACAGAAGATAAGTCATAGGGAACAATACCGCTCACCAGGTAATTTGCAATATTTGCATACCATGGTGTAGCCTCGAGGCTCGTTGCTAAGAGTTGTTCATCTGGGAAAGTCTCCATGATCTCCTCCACCTCAACCTTCTTTTCCTCTCCTTCAAGCCTGGACAAATAATTAGCAACTTGGTTTTCTGTTCCCTTTCGGTCCCAGATTTCTAAGTCGAACTCTTGTAGCAGTAGCACCCATCGAATTAGGCATGGCGTGGACTCCTTTttctcaattaggtacctgaggACATCATGGTCAGTGTAAATAATTACCTTTGAGCTtatcaggtatgacctgaatttaTCAAGTGCGAACACCACAACTAGCATCTCCTTCTCTGTCACTGTGCAATTCAGTTGGGCGTCGCTCAAGATTCTACTTACGTAGTATATCGGATGTATGACTTTATCTTTTCGTTGCCCAAGAACTGCTCCCACAGTAtagtcacttgcatcgcacatcagtTCGAAAGGTTGCCCCCAGTCGGGGGACactatgattggtgcagtcacAAGTTTCTTCTTTAACTCACTCCTCAAACGCTACCCTGCAATCACcagaaaacacaaaagggtgatCCTTTTCAAGCAGTTTACATAAGGGGTTAGTAATTTTGgagaaatcttttataaaccgTCTATAGAAACCGGCGTGGCCAAGTTAAGGAAACTTTTTATTGCTTTGACGAAAGTGGGTGGTGGTAACTTTTCTATCACATCAACCTTTGCACAATCCACCTCAATGCCTTTACTTGACACtaggtgccccaagactataccttgttataccatgaaatggcacttttcccagttgagCACTAGATTGGTCTCCACACAACTTTTCAACACTCTTTTCAGACTCTTAAGGCAGTCATCAAACAAGTCtcccaccactgagaaatcatccatgaagacttccatTATGTCTTCGACCATAtctgtgaagatggccatcatgcacctttaaAATGTGgtgggtgcattgcataggccgaaCGACATTCTCCGGAAAACGTAGACGccatatggacaggtgaatgatgttttctctctatcttccAGGGCAATAGATATCTGATTATACCCCAAGTATCCATCCAGAAAGCAGAAGTGGGACCTCCCAGCCAATCGATCTAACATCTGATCAATGAACGGCAagggaaaatggtcttttcgggtggccttgttcaatcttctgtagtccatacaaattcgccaTCCCATGACTGTTCTTATTGAGATAAGCTCGTTGTTCTCGTTTTTCACAACAGTCATTCCACCTTTCTTTGGCTCACATTGAACTGGACTAATCCAATTGCTGTCGGAGATGGTGAAAATaattcccgcatctaaccactttatcacctcctttttcacaacttctttcatgttggggttcagccGTCTTTGATGTTCTCTGTAAGGTTTGTGGCCATCTTCCAGTAAATTCTTATGCATACAAAAGGCCGGGCTGATACCCTTAATGTCTGTAATGGTCTAGCCAATTATAGTTTTGCACTCTATTAATACCTATAAAAGTTGTTCTgcatgcacatctaacaaaccagatgagataataacaagtaaagttgagttaggtcctaagaaagcatacctgagatGAGGTGGTAGTGGTTTCagttccaactgtggtggctcttaAATCGATGGCTTAGCTAGAGgagtctttctttcttctaaatgcaaagactcaaattcgagctctcttttccagaaCCCTTGGCATTTAAGATCCAGCACCCATTATGCCAAGTCCTCTCCATTTACTTCCTCTAAGTTTATGAGACATGTTGCTAGAGGGTTTTTAGCATTCAGAGTCTCATAtttctcctccaaaattacatccacagcttctatcagagagcagttagcaaattTACTTGGTCACCGCATAGACTTCTGCACATTGAACATTATCTCTTCATCGTTCAGTCTCATTTTTAGCTCTCTAGTTTCACAATCAATTACAGCTCTCCCAATGGCCAAgaatggtcttcccaaaattatggggaTCTCTTCGTCAACCCGGCAGTCCAGAATAACAAAATCTGCTAGAAACACAAACTTTCCAACCTGCACTAGTATATCATCAAGGATACATGATGGCCTCTTCTCTGTCCGGTCGGCTAGctgtagtaacatggatgtgggtTTTGCTCTTCCAACGCCAAACTTTTTgtagatagccaagggcatcaagtttatgcttgccccaaaatcacacaatgctttagcaaaagcatagctgcctattgtgcatgggattgtgaaattCCCTGGGTCTGAcaacttctcagctatgggtctcgTCACAACAACACTACAGGTCTGGGTTAGTGTAACAgtggccaagtcttgaaagtcgaacttgCGAGACATCAAATCCTTTATCATTTTGGCATACCCAGGCATCTCCCTCAAGGCATCAATCAGTGGAATGTTCACCTTGAATTGTTCCATGAATTTCGTATACTGCTCATCCTTATGATATTTGGCCAATCTATGTGGGAATGGTGTTAGAGGTCACTTCCTTCCTGTGATTTGAGTTTTATCTTGCTCAGGCACTGCTTCTACTGTCATTTCTTGTGCTACCTCAATCTCCTTTGCAACCTTTTTTTCTTTGCTTGTGCTCTCTTGTGCATGTTATATCGGCACCTCAGTTAACCCTATTGAATCATCTATCTCAATGGGTActggcacaagtgtttcagtTGGTCGGCTTTTGCAAGCAATTTCTTGCTCtagatctaggtctctaccatttcatagactcactgccataagctATTTCGGGCCCtgctcttttggattgacttgtgtgTCTGTAGGTAACGTCCCTTTGGGGCGATTATTCAGAGCCATTAATATCTGTCCTAATTAAATCTCAATGCCTTTTATCGTTGATTCATATGCGTCCACTCTCTCTTGCATTTTTCAATTGGACCCAATCAGTTGTTGCAGCATTCCTTTAGTTTCAGAcaacccatcatcttgtctcaTTATTTGCTGTTGTTGAGGATGTTGATAAGctagctgctgattttgctggttgtATCCCTGTTGCCTTTGGTACGGCATAACTTGGCCctgtggtcgcatagctccaggattTTTGCTATTATTATACTGTTGGTGTGttggtctatattgttgattctattgcccccaattctgaccaccttgcctctgtcctCCATAGTTAGCCACATAGTTCATATCTTCCTGATAGTGCTGGTTGTCACTTTCCGCACTCCAAGAGCATACATATGGTTTGTTAATGCATGGTCTACATAAGCCCCTATTAGTCACAtcaactatgtgtacctgctGCTTCTAGCCTGATTCATCGatctttttggtgaggatacttATTTGTGTCATCAGAGTGGCCGTATTTTtggctatggagttgtttgggtccaaagccacTGAGTGAATGACATGAGTGATCGTAGAGTCTCTTGTCATCTATCCTGAGTTTTGAGCatcaagtaggatcttgcattctctgaatgatttgctcaaaaatgctccacctgctgaagcatcaacattggcctttaagctgtctgccaatcccatgtagaacctctgccccaacatctgatctggaatgacatgatgtggacacttaaccagcatacccttgaacctctcccacatttcttgtagtgtttctgttggtctctgcctgaagctcaatatctcaccaatttgtttggcagtcttattgggtgtatagaacttgttcaaaaattgcttgaccaattcctcccaagtagtgatggagtttatggggagtgaattaagccaagtctgagccTCTCCCGTCACCGAGAATGGAAACAATAACAGCTTTATGAATTTCAGTGTCACATTAGGTTGCCTTTGCGTGACACATATCGACAGGAAATTTTTCAGATGCTGCTGAGGATCTTTAGTGTAAGAccctgagaacagtcccttgttctgcaacaaatgtagcatgttgtttgtaaTTTGAAATGATtctgcttgtatctgagggactgcaattgcggttgccagattttcgatggtgggttgtgcccaatcatacaatgttgcttctggcacaagaggcaccacaccctgattgttcgAGTCATTCGCATTGTTTCTGttgtttggattttctattcTGTCATCCATGTCTGGTTCGATTTGTTCTGTTGAGTTCTGTTGTTGTTTGCccttcttgtttgcacgattcagtgccttgaaaactttctcaggatctgataatgcttcgaacaattcaccagttcttgaggagtttctaggcatgcacttgtaacacccaagactacaaaagttagaatttcaatgtatttagtttaacatgaagaaaattgactacactaagaattctagcatTTCTTTTAGCTGCAATTAATAACGTCGTTAAATCCcaggcaacggcgccaaaatttgatcacgcccaactatgccttataaaaaggactaagcggtcgttgcaaatatattctggttaacaagtccggagtcgaatcccacggggaattaacctattaagcacagctactagactcgcacaaattcacgcaatcaatcttcaaaaatatttaaataacaaattGGATGATTACTACTAAAGATCTAGTTatgaaaatgcaataattaaaaactaactacgaacaggttgtagacaagatttggaatgatctaaggttctGATTTCCCTTATTGTCGGACTCCTTTtcgctacgtttcctataaatttgcctaagttttctctaccgatcatgagctctCTGAGTGTtgtaattctctcccgagtaactaccacaatttactagacatattcttctgaactacgctagctggcactaagttacggctcactcggatcgcaccaaggtttcgttattcctaatcccacctttaaaccctccgtattgatccctcatatacgttaggagtgatgttgttcaacaactatctAATTATGCACTCTCttccgagtaatacacactaaataggcacagttgaTTGAGAGCTCTTCGATTAACCACAataaacgtagttgaacaaatagagaaaaagctACGGCAAATCTATTTTAAGGTAacaggaaaatcatcctccaataggttccatcaa
It includes:
- the LOC138894776 gene encoding uncharacterized protein; this translates as MEQFKVNIPLIDALREMPGYAKMIKDLMSRKFDFQDLATVTLTQTCSVVVTRPIAEKLSDPGNFTIPCTIGSYAFAKALCDFGASINLMPLAIYKKFGVGRAKPTSMLLQLADRTEKRPSCILDDILVQVGKFVFLADFVILDCRVDEEIPIILGRPFLAIGRAVIDCETRELKMRLNDEEIMFNVQKSMR